GGTCGTTTCAGCAGAAATTTCCAGACGTACATTTCACGAATGCAACCATTTTGTTTCAGGGGAATGCATCCGGAGAAGTTTATACACAGCTTTTGGCAATTTATCTTTATCAAAATGACACGTGAGTAgcaaattttgtcaagtttCATGTCAGTAGAAACCAGTATCAAGTAATTTAGCGgtatttttcatcttttgtgTTTTACCTGCAGATGCAACGCCAAGTTTTTATGGAAAAGGACACCAGCGGAAATAAAAGCTGTACGTTTTGAATGATAGAGGAAACCTTTTTTATAATATTCGTATTTCAGAGTTTGACCGAAAATTGTGCAGCAAATAAACACTTGACCCCTGTCGATACGCCACTTTCATAACTAGCGGTGTATTTGTTATCCTTAAGTATTTTTGTTACTAATAATTGGGCCTATCAACCGGCCTCAGCTCACCTTCGCTTAAACaatcatttaaattttgcccatggccaTATGCTTAAGAAGACATAATATACAGATTTAGGCAAGCCCAAAAGCTCCATAGTTGAGCCCTAGTATTTTACTTGATAATACCATTCTTGTTTTGAGTGCTAACTAGTTCTGATttatacaaaaatttggttttatcaaacgagttgataagggttgAATTACGACCGTGAtcatctttcacagtggtaattcaacctttatcaactcgtttgataaaacgaaatttttgttttgatctctcccaccaatgcagcaccacagtttctttagaaactagaaatccatttagtTCTGATTTAGCCTTATTTTGATGTGAGAGTGACCTCAAGAGGTACATGTAATGTTAATTGAGAACACCCAAAATTGCAGGTGACATTGAGATGCCCTACCCCTCCCAGAGAGTCTGTACGGGTGAAGGTGGTTTGTATCGTGACATCATAGCCAAATTGTCTTGGCTTGATGGGTTACCAATTCTCCTTACCAATGGTGCTTTGCTGGTGGGCTTTGCACATTGATGCTCTGCTATaatcattgaaacaaaagaattttaaaattgatcACCATTATGAAAGAAGTCAAGGGACAGccaatttacattaaattaaaGTTTCCCCTGTGATAACATGTCTTTCAACATATCTGTTTGAGCAGATGTCCTTGTTATGTACCTGATTTTGTTAAGTTTCTTATTGTAATGAACtcttattccttttttttgcattttttagtCAACACCAGAGTTAGCTAAACTTTGGAATGTAGGATGTCACATGTGGAAAAGAGACTTTCCTTCAATTTATACTGCAATAAAAGATCAATGGTCACCGGCCATACAACCAATAATTACCGCACTACAAGGTGACAGAGAGATTGATGTTATTTAAGCTACTTTTAGTacccaaaaacaaaataatattctatCTAATGTGATTTAAAGTGTAGTTACAGTACACATGTCAAGAAAAGATTCATAGACTCTCCCTTCTGTACCATTGTCTTCTGCTTCTGTAGCATTGTGGTTTTGGAAAAGCTTCAAAGAAATTATGCTGCAATGGTGATGTTTGGTGCCATTGATATCAATTGACGAGCACTTTCcgttttcatcattttttgaAGATTCACATGAAGTTTTTTTCATGAGTATCGTCTTTTTTGCCATTTCCTTGTCAGGTTTCAACGAACATGCTGGCTTTTTGCCTTGAATTCTTGTGATAAAGTGGTAGCCATTATAATTGCACATGTCAGGTCGTACTATGTGTGGGTGGTTGCAACATTTTTCACAGTGCTTTCACCAACTTGAGTACATTGGtgtcttttgtattttcagcCAATataatattagtaataattattattatatagcaataagaattattaataataataattattattattgcttctttCATCAGAAAGCTGTGTAGTGGTGTGCTTTCTGGGACCAGTAGCCTGCAATTCGATTGAATGAGCTCTATtgatcttcttcttctttcattGTATTAGTTTATTTGTAGTCAACTCACTTCCCAGTGGAGGAATATTTCCGATTCTCGTTTGCAGTgtggttattattattctcaagggttttattttgttaaattattgctttcacagagaaacttcaaaaaagaGCATTTGATCTGGTAGCCAATGCGTACACATCTATCAGAGCTGACAATCTGGCCTTACTGATGGGTGTAACTCCAGAAGCTGCTATAAATAGTGAGTTGCTTTTctgatttttattgttattcacCAGACCATGAGAAGTTGGTGCCTAAATTGTTACTGTAAACACTCATGTTTAAACAACACGTTTTTGGTCAGATTTTAGGAGATGATGTAGACTGCACTGTAGAGGTTACTTGCCCCAGGCCCTTAAGCCTGCTTTTTTCAGTATCTTCAAAGGATATTTGCTTGGTTAAACCGAGTTTTATTGCTTCTCAGCATGGCAAAAACATCTTGCTAGAAGAATAATGTTTTACTTGATAATGACAGAATTAAAACTTAAACAAACATGGTCTCAAATTattgaagattttatttttccctAACTTTGATGGTCAAAAGAATGGTGGCAGCTTTTCCTCACGTGCAGCTTCTACATGAGTGTATTAATAGTAACTGTCATAAACTGTCAATTTCCATAAGGACTTTACATATCAGTGTCATACATGTCCAATGCAGccacataatgagattcaacCTGTTTTGCCTCTGGTGCCACTAGGTGTCTTACTCTGTGGTGTCCCTTTAAGCCTTACaactttattaaattttgttactGTTTGGTTCGGGTTCTTCCCAAAATTTAGGGTTATTGTCCCTGAATTGCACTCAGGtgatgagacaacaatgttggtgtacaaaacaatagcaaagcgttgctcaagttttgcatgataatagagtcaaatttccaaaagacttttttgactattgttttgtacatcaacatggcggccatgACGTCAGGTGCCAACCAAGAATTAGGGTCcgggagacactttgtgacatgaACACAACGTGTTCGGAATCTCATTACGTTAGTGTATTGGAGAACCCAACCAGTGTTTACAATTTAATTGATGCGTGGAGTCAGTGTTATCGTGACTTTTGACTTAGTAAGTTTTTTGGAGTCAATTTGCCATCAAGGTACAACGAAAAATGCTACAGTATCACTGTAAATATTGCTTTATGCGTAGCCTGACCCtactttggtttaaaatgaaggCAACTTGAAAAGTTACACCTcaaatttcaataatattgtatTAATGATTTCAAAACCAAGTACTGTACCATGAAATTGGTTAGTGTTTTCCAATttgcttaaccctttccaccctaaggggttccccattgacaagtaaaatcgtctggcgttagacagagtaaaatctatgagtgccatttgacactcataggaggatA
The DNA window shown above is from Acropora palmata chromosome 7, jaAcrPala1.3, whole genome shotgun sequence and carries:
- the LOC141886049 gene encoding COP9 signalosome complex subunit 8-like, yielding MADITEEVNFEDLCTNCEQMELDGNASGEVYTQLLAIYLYQNDTCNAKFLWKRTPAEIKASTPELAKLWNVGCHMWKRDFPSIYTAIKDQWSPAIQPIITALQEKLQKRAFDLVANAYTSIRADNLALLMGVTPEAAINTAVSNGWTSDPTTGTMTPKIPEPTQKEIPLTSEQELALLTDYVSFLEN